The Nocardia arthritidis genome has a window encoding:
- a CDS encoding HpcH/HpaI aldolase/citrate lyase family protein, translated as MTAGFAVRPTVSLRKRFPLRHFQQVEGPRLRELFYRQPEPFGGSADRELLAVALGATLYAPATRPDLVRTIQRRAAQGVCSMVIDLEDAVADDELELAEHLAVETLNVLAGGVDPNPLLFVRVRDAASVVEIAGQLGAGARVLTGFVFPKFTAASGPEYLAALDKACEILERPVFGMPVLESPELVHRQTRDRELGRIARLLDEHRERVLAVRVGATDMCSTFGIRRDRDLTIYDVRVVADVIADIVNYLGRADGTGFVITGPVWEYFADHERMFRPLLRTAPFAESDAVPFRQYLVSRDLDGLLREITLDRANGIQGKTVIHPAHVAAVHALSVVTHEEYSDASHIMREEVGGVAASAYRNKMNEMKPHRNWARQTLLRARVFGVANKGVSFVDLLTAMVTV; from the coding sequence GTGACCGCGGGTTTCGCCGTCCGGCCGACGGTATCCCTGCGGAAACGGTTTCCGCTGCGGCATTTTCAACAGGTCGAGGGTCCGCGACTGCGTGAGCTGTTCTATCGGCAGCCAGAACCGTTCGGCGGCAGCGCCGATCGAGAACTGCTGGCCGTCGCGCTCGGCGCGACGCTCTATGCCCCGGCCACCCGGCCCGATCTGGTGCGGACCATTCAGCGGCGGGCCGCGCAGGGCGTGTGCTCGATGGTGATCGATCTGGAGGACGCGGTCGCCGACGACGAGCTGGAGCTGGCCGAGCATCTGGCCGTGGAGACGCTGAATGTGCTTGCCGGCGGCGTCGATCCGAATCCGCTGCTGTTCGTCCGGGTGCGCGATGCGGCATCGGTGGTCGAGATCGCCGGACAGCTCGGCGCGGGCGCGCGGGTGCTCACCGGCTTCGTCTTTCCGAAATTCACGGCCGCCTCGGGCCCGGAATACCTTGCCGCGCTGGATAAAGCGTGCGAAATCCTGGAGCGCCCGGTGTTCGGCATGCCGGTGCTCGAATCGCCGGAGCTGGTGCATCGGCAGACCAGGGATCGCGAACTCGGCCGGATCGCCCGGCTACTCGACGAACATCGGGAAAGGGTGCTCGCGGTGCGCGTGGGCGCCACCGATATGTGCTCCACCTTCGGAATTCGTCGCGATCGCGACCTCACCATCTATGACGTGCGGGTGGTCGCGGACGTGATCGCCGATATCGTGAACTACCTCGGGCGCGCGGACGGAACCGGTTTCGTGATCACCGGGCCGGTGTGGGAGTACTTCGCCGACCACGAGCGGATGTTCCGGCCGCTGCTGCGCACCGCGCCGTTCGCCGAATCCGATGCGGTGCCGTTCCGTCAGTACCTGGTGAGCCGGGACCTGGACGGGCTGCTGCGCGAGATAACGCTGGATCGCGCCAACGGGATTCAGGGCAAGACGGTGATCCATCCCGCACACGTCGCCGCGGTGCACGCGCTTTCGGTGGTGACGCACGAGGAATATTCCGACGCCTCGCACATCATGCGCGAGGAGGTCGGCGGGGTGGCCGCCTCGGCATACCGGAACAAGATGAACGAGATGAAGCCGCACCGGAATTGGGCGCGGCAGACGCTGTTGCGGGCGCGGGTTTTCGGGGTCGCGAACAAGGGTGTGTCGTTCGTCGACCTGCTGACCGCCATGGTGACCGTATGA
- a CDS encoding TerD family protein codes for MGVSLSKGGNVSLTKAAPNLTAVSVGLGWDVRTTTGTDFDLDASAIATGADKKVLSDKHFVFFNNLRSPEGTIEHTGDNLTGEGEGDDETINVDLANTPPNIESIVFPVSIYDADARGQSFGQVRNAYIRVVDRSSGAELARYDLTEDASTETAMVFGELYRNGAEWKFRAIGQGYASGLAGIARDYGVNV; via the coding sequence ATGGGCGTCAGTTTGTCGAAGGGCGGCAATGTCTCGCTGACCAAGGCAGCGCCGAATCTGACCGCGGTTTCGGTCGGTCTGGGGTGGGATGTCCGCACCACGACCGGCACCGATTTCGACCTGGACGCGAGCGCCATCGCGACCGGCGCGGACAAGAAGGTGCTCTCGGACAAGCACTTCGTGTTCTTCAACAACCTCCGCTCCCCGGAGGGCACCATCGAGCACACCGGCGACAACCTGACCGGCGAGGGCGAGGGTGACGACGAGACCATCAACGTCGACCTGGCCAACACCCCGCCGAATATCGAGTCGATCGTCTTCCCGGTGTCGATCTACGACGCCGACGCTCGCGGACAGTCCTTCGGCCAGGTGCGCAACGCCTACATCCGCGTTGTCGACCGCAGCAGCGGCGCGGAGCTGGCCCGCTACGACCTGACCGAGGACGCCTCCACCGAGACCGCGATGGTCTTCGGCGAGCTGTACCGCAACGGCGCCGAGTGGAAGTTCCGGGCCATCGGTCAGGGCTACGCCTCCGGCCTGGCCGGCATCGCGCGCGACTACGGCGTCAACGTCTAA
- a CDS encoding DUF475 domain-containing protein: MVLRIFGLSAVVTVISLIAALIYGGPTALALCAILGVLEVSLSFDNAVINATVLERMSEFWQKIFLTVGVVIAVFGMRLLFPLAIVWITAKLNPIRAFDLALNPPTDGSKTYEQLLTDAHPQIAAFGGMFLAMLFLNFIFEEREITWLSWLEKPLARAGKLDMLSVAVAGVGLLLTAEFIASDANRSTVLIAGLLGMVSYIVIDGLGSFFHTDEEGEGGPSKLVKASGKAAFFLFLYLEVLDASFSFDGVIGAFAITSDPIIIALGLGLIGAMFVRSITVFLVRKGTLSEYVYLEHGAHWAIGALAFILFLSIGVEINDIVTGLVGVGFIGAAFITSIIRNRREDARDVDAERERTPVG, encoded by the coding sequence GTGGTACTGCGTATTTTCGGCCTCTCCGCCGTCGTGACGGTGATCTCGCTGATCGCGGCACTCATCTACGGCGGGCCGACCGCCCTCGCGCTCTGTGCCATCCTCGGCGTGCTCGAAGTGTCACTATCCTTCGACAACGCCGTCATCAACGCCACCGTGCTGGAGCGGATGAGCGAGTTCTGGCAGAAGATCTTCCTGACCGTCGGCGTCGTGATCGCCGTATTCGGCATGCGGCTGCTGTTCCCGCTTGCCATCGTGTGGATCACCGCCAAGCTCAACCCGATTCGCGCATTCGACCTGGCGCTGAACCCACCCACCGACGGCAGCAAGACCTACGAGCAGCTGCTCACCGACGCGCATCCGCAGATCGCCGCGTTCGGCGGCATGTTCCTGGCGATGCTGTTCCTGAACTTCATCTTCGAGGAACGGGAGATCACCTGGCTCAGCTGGCTGGAGAAGCCGCTGGCCCGGGCGGGCAAGCTGGATATGCTCTCGGTGGCGGTCGCGGGTGTCGGCCTGCTGCTCACCGCGGAATTCATTGCCTCCGACGCGAATCGGTCGACGGTGCTGATCGCGGGGCTGCTCGGCATGGTCTCCTACATCGTGATCGACGGACTCGGCTCGTTCTTCCACACCGACGAGGAGGGCGAGGGTGGACCGTCGAAGCTGGTGAAGGCCAGCGGCAAGGCCGCGTTCTTCCTCTTCCTGTACCTGGAGGTGCTCGACGCCTCGTTCTCCTTCGACGGCGTGATCGGCGCCTTCGCCATCACCTCCGACCCGATCATCATCGCGCTCGGCCTCGGCCTCATCGGCGCCATGTTCGTGCGATCGATCACGGTGTTCCTGGTGCGCAAGGGCACGCTGTCGGAGTACGTCTACCTGGAGCACGGCGCGCACTGGGCCATCGGCGCGCTGGCGTTCATCCTGTTCCTCTCGATCGGCGTGGAAATCAACGACATCGTCACCGGTCTGGTCGGTGTCGGATTCATCGGCGCCGCATTCATCACGAGCATCATTCGCAACCGCCGCGAGGATGCCCGCGACGTCGATGCCGAACGGGAACGGACGCCGGTAGGCTGA
- a CDS encoding TerD family protein — MTTNNPGGVNLSKVTLTKATPSISLTKPGDQHGIMRVNLNWTTGARRGLFKRSNPIDLDLGCLYELSSGKKGVVQALGNSFGALDGEPYIRLDGDDRSGSAAGGENMHINLERPDLFRRILIFAFIYEGVPNWAAADGVVTLFPTAGPQIEVRLDSPVDGARSCAIALLQNQGNGITVHREVHYINGAQREIDKAYNWGMDWKSGRK, encoded by the coding sequence ATGACGACCAACAATCCTGGTGGGGTGAACCTATCCAAGGTGACGCTCACCAAGGCGACGCCGAGCATCAGCCTCACCAAACCCGGTGACCAGCACGGAATCATGCGGGTGAACCTGAATTGGACGACGGGCGCGCGACGCGGGCTGTTCAAGCGGTCGAACCCGATCGATCTCGATCTCGGCTGCCTCTATGAATTGTCCAGTGGCAAAAAGGGTGTCGTGCAGGCGCTGGGCAACAGCTTCGGCGCCCTGGATGGCGAGCCCTATATCCGGCTCGACGGCGACGACCGCAGCGGCAGCGCGGCCGGCGGCGAGAATATGCACATCAATCTCGAACGGCCCGACCTGTTCCGGCGGATCCTGATCTTCGCGTTCATCTACGAGGGCGTGCCGAACTGGGCCGCCGCCGACGGCGTCGTGACCCTGTTCCCGACGGCGGGCCCGCAGATCGAGGTCCGGCTCGACTCCCCGGTGGACGGTGCTCGCTCGTGTGCCATTGCCCTGCTACAGAATCAGGGCAATGGCATCACGGTGCACCGCGAAGTGCATTACATCAACGGTGCGCAGCGGGAGATCGATAAGGCATACAACTGGGGGATGGACTGGAAGAGCGGCCGTAAGTAG
- a CDS encoding DMT family transporter, translating into MKTYFAAGVQPLFVLMWSSAFIAGIIGVGAAPSMTVLFARFGIAGVLLAAYSMLVRVKWPRGRELGHVIVAGLLLQIVQFGGFYSAMGQHVPGAVIALIQGLSPVVIALFAGFLGESITPRQWFGFAIGGVGVALAVLDKTSFSLAGLLLCVTGLLGLSLGTIYQKRYVSGVDPKAATSVHLLISAPVAGIIAWATGQLHVYDVVRFSGAIAWMVLLNSIAAFLLYFWMLRRMDATRVSRLLFVTPAVTAVAAWLIVGQPLHPLTIAGLAIGLAGMMFASRKPSAEPVRQPGPAAVLAVR; encoded by the coding sequence GTGAAGACCTATTTCGCGGCGGGTGTCCAGCCGCTGTTCGTGCTCATGTGGAGCAGTGCTTTCATCGCCGGGATCATCGGTGTCGGCGCGGCGCCCTCGATGACGGTGCTGTTCGCGCGCTTCGGCATCGCGGGCGTACTACTCGCCGCCTATTCGATGCTCGTGCGGGTGAAATGGCCGCGCGGACGAGAACTCGGGCATGTGATCGTCGCCGGATTACTGCTGCAGATCGTGCAGTTCGGCGGCTTCTACTCGGCGATGGGTCAGCACGTGCCCGGTGCGGTCATCGCGCTGATACAGGGACTGAGCCCGGTGGTGATCGCATTGTTCGCCGGATTCCTCGGCGAATCCATCACGCCGCGGCAGTGGTTCGGATTCGCGATCGGTGGCGTCGGCGTCGCGCTCGCGGTACTGGACAAGACCTCGTTTTCCCTTGCGGGACTGCTGCTTTGCGTGACCGGATTGCTCGGTCTGAGCCTCGGCACCATCTATCAGAAGCGCTATGTATCCGGGGTGGATCCGAAGGCGGCGACCTCGGTGCACCTGCTCATCAGCGCCCCCGTCGCCGGGATAATCGCTTGGGCCACCGGGCAATTGCACGTCTACGACGTGGTCCGGTTCAGCGGCGCGATCGCCTGGATGGTGTTGCTGAATTCGATCGCCGCATTCCTGCTCTACTTCTGGATGCTGCGGCGCATGGACGCCACCCGGGTGAGCCGGTTGCTGTTCGTCACGCCCGCGGTGACGGCCGTCGCGGCCTGGCTGATCGTCGGCCAACCGCTGCACCCCTTGACAATTGCCGGGCTCGCGATCGGTCTGGCAGGCATGATGTTCGCCTCGCGCAAGCCGAGCGCCGAGCCGGTGCGGCAACCCGGCCCCGCTGCGGTGCTTGCGGTTCGCTGA
- a CDS encoding CGNR zinc finger domain-containing protein translates to MELMHTFVSGNLALDFAGTVRGRTTYNEDTLTDPAAFGRWTVAASVLDQAPDCDAPTLDRAIRVREASYRLALAAIRGTAADDADRTVLNAAAGELPTLTLQSDGTLTRTGDANAAISAIARAALELLGTDQRHRIKECGRDECTRLYVDTSRGGSRRWCDMTGCGNRAKSAAFRARHAD, encoded by the coding sequence ATGGAGCTCATGCACACCTTCGTCAGTGGGAACCTCGCCCTCGACTTCGCGGGGACGGTCCGGGGCCGCACCACCTACAACGAGGACACGCTCACCGATCCGGCCGCCTTCGGCCGGTGGACGGTCGCGGCGTCGGTGCTGGACCAGGCGCCGGACTGCGACGCGCCAACGCTGGACCGGGCGATCCGGGTACGCGAGGCGAGCTATCGGCTCGCGCTCGCCGCTATCCGTGGCACCGCGGCCGACGACGCCGACCGCACCGTGCTCAACGCGGCCGCAGGCGAATTGCCAACGCTCACTTTGCAATCCGACGGCACACTGACCAGGACCGGCGATGCGAACGCGGCCATTTCCGCCATCGCGCGGGCCGCGCTCGAACTGCTCGGCACCGATCAGCGCCACCGCATCAAGGAATGCGGCCGGGACGAATGCACTCGGCTGTATGTCGATACCTCGCGCGGCGGTTCCCGGCGCTGGTGCGATATGACCGGCTGCGGTAACCGCGCCAAGAGCGCCGCCTTCCGCGCCCGGCACGCGGACTGA
- a CDS encoding response regulator transcription factor, with protein MPDAKDGEAQVISVVVADDQTIVREGLTTVLSLLPDIEVVGEARDGAEAVELVTRLAPDVALMDLRMPVLDGVAATAAIAAACPGTAVLVLTTYADDESIAGALRAGARGYLTKDAGRHEIATAIRAVAGGQATFSAEVGQRLVAALTTAPQLPTPTELGLSARELDVLRLMAKGCNNSEIAKELFIGVSTVKSHVNSLFAKLRVRDRAQAIAQAHRMGLGPSGT; from the coding sequence GTGCCTGACGCGAAAGATGGTGAAGCACAGGTGATTTCGGTGGTGGTCGCCGACGATCAGACCATTGTGCGGGAGGGGTTGACCACGGTGCTGTCGCTGCTGCCGGATATCGAGGTGGTCGGTGAGGCGCGCGATGGCGCCGAGGCGGTCGAGTTGGTGACGCGGCTGGCACCGGATGTGGCGCTGATGGATCTACGGATGCCGGTGCTGGACGGTGTCGCCGCGACGGCCGCGATCGCCGCGGCGTGTCCCGGCACCGCCGTGCTGGTGCTGACCACCTATGCCGATGATGAATCCATCGCGGGTGCGTTGCGGGCGGGCGCGCGCGGATATCTCACCAAGGATGCGGGCCGACACGAAATCGCCACGGCGATAAGGGCCGTCGCGGGCGGGCAGGCCACCTTCTCCGCCGAGGTAGGGCAGCGCCTGGTCGCGGCGCTCACGACGGCGCCCCAGCTCCCGACGCCAACCGAATTGGGACTCAGCGCAAGGGAACTCGATGTGCTGCGGCTTATGGCGAAGGGGTGCAACAACTCCGAGATCGCCAAGGAGTTGTTCATCGGGGTGAGCACGGTCAAGAGCCACGTCAACTCGCTGTTCGCGAAGCTGCGGGTGCGCGATCGCGCCCAGGCGATCGCGCAGGCACACCGAATGGGTCTCGGACCGTCCGGGACGTGA
- a CDS encoding sensor histidine kinase, which yields MFDRANVPQPTILVRLVRLAGLVAVFAWLRGYDLDRLGVPVLVLAGIGALAYLIWALLPADRLLIDHAALLVMTVCGGLTVAWFGGSAIIVWVAVFVAIALQQHSLPFGIAVAVLAAVTMSCSALLRHAPLGVIVGLLGGIALVSLLGSSRRQFRVTAEQNRLLVEQSREIRAERDRAAALAERGRIAREVHDVLAHTLGGLVLQLDAADALLEAGEVDRAGALVRTSRGLAASGLADARRVVGALRAESIDLPTELARVADEHRAAGGQVDLHIDGPVEQLGEQVSLALLRGAQEALTNARKHAPGAAVTLRLVAGPESVELTAENPLGARAGLLAASGMGAGLLGMRERVGALGGTAEAGKVGELWAVRITVPRR from the coding sequence ATGTTCGACCGCGCGAACGTCCCGCAGCCGACGATCCTGGTCAGGCTCGTACGCCTGGCCGGGCTCGTCGCCGTTTTCGCCTGGCTGCGCGGTTACGACCTGGACCGGCTCGGCGTCCCGGTGCTGGTGCTGGCCGGGATCGGCGCGCTTGCCTATCTGATCTGGGCGCTGCTGCCCGCGGACCGGTTGCTGATCGATCATGCCGCGCTGCTGGTGATGACGGTGTGCGGCGGGCTGACGGTCGCGTGGTTCGGCGGCTCGGCGATCATCGTATGGGTCGCCGTCTTCGTAGCCATTGCCCTGCAACAACATTCGTTGCCGTTCGGTATCGCGGTCGCGGTGCTCGCCGCGGTGACGATGAGCTGTTCGGCGCTGCTGCGTCATGCGCCGCTCGGCGTGATCGTGGGTCTGCTCGGTGGTATCGCGCTGGTCTCGCTGCTCGGCTCCAGCCGCAGGCAGTTCCGGGTGACCGCGGAACAGAATCGGCTGCTGGTCGAGCAGAGCAGGGAGATCCGCGCCGAGCGGGACCGGGCGGCCGCGCTGGCCGAGCGCGGCCGCATCGCGCGCGAGGTGCACGACGTGCTGGCCCATACGCTCGGCGGACTGGTGCTGCAACTGGATGCGGCCGATGCGCTGCTCGAGGCGGGCGAGGTGGACCGGGCCGGGGCGTTGGTGCGGACCTCGCGCGGGCTCGCCGCGTCCGGACTGGCCGACGCGCGCCGGGTCGTCGGTGCGTTGCGTGCCGAAAGTATTGATCTGCCAACCGAATTGGCTCGGGTGGCGGACGAGCACCGGGCGGCGGGCGGCCAGGTGGACTTGCATATCGATGGCCCGGTCGAACAGTTGGGTGAGCAGGTGAGCCTGGCGCTGTTGCGCGGCGCGCAGGAGGCGCTGACCAACGCCAGGAAGCATGCACCGGGCGCCGCGGTTACGCTGCGCCTGGTTGCCGGACCGGAATCGGTGGAGCTGACGGCCGAGAACCCGCTCGGTGCCCGAGCCGGACTGCTGGCGGCCTCGGGTATGGGTGCGGGGCTACTCGGCATGCGTGAGCGGGTCGGCGCGCTCGGCGGGACCGCCGAGGCGGGAAAGGTCGGTGAGCTGTGGGCCGTTCGAATTACGGTGCCGCGCCGATGA
- a CDS encoding glycosyltransferase 87 family protein, with protein sequence MPTGLVARDLFAGRVTRQTALTAVVMLLCGLTLLLAYANKARCAGAPFEASGRSIAFDLIKDSDVCYSDIQFLWLGRDIDQHVFPYVNGDITPDGQLVGGAVEYPVLSGVLMWLGGQGAHNDAEFLAHSALLLAPFALLTALLLARLGGRAALLWAAGPPLVLYAFHNWELPVVATTVAAVYIVTVPTRYSLRARGIAAAVLLGIGFCLKLYPGIFVLPLAVYVLTGGVERAGRDVRGALLTAASAVATVVAVNLPFAVAGYDGWRASITFQQLRQADITTNSIWYWGLRRLFAPDDVASEAFFQHTVSVASPALVLSSFALAMWLGWKRYGSTGVFPWLGVSGAMLCGFLLFHKVHSPQYTLWLLPFFVLLDVPWTLIGGYLLADAAIGIGVFRYFYVIATGASGMNQMENVVLFGVWGRAVLLAIFFFLFLRATPRGYRAPTPPVPRYDPGELVPV encoded by the coding sequence ATGCCGACCGGACTCGTCGCCCGCGACCTGTTCGCCGGGCGGGTGACCCGGCAAACCGCGCTGACCGCGGTCGTGATGCTGCTGTGCGGACTCACGCTGCTGCTCGCATACGCGAACAAGGCACGATGTGCGGGCGCGCCGTTCGAAGCGAGCGGCCGCAGCATCGCCTTCGACCTCATCAAGGATTCCGACGTCTGCTATTCGGATATCCAATTCCTGTGGCTCGGACGGGATATCGACCAGCACGTCTTTCCGTACGTGAACGGCGACATCACCCCGGACGGTCAGCTCGTCGGCGGCGCGGTCGAATATCCGGTGCTCAGCGGCGTGCTGATGTGGCTGGGCGGTCAGGGTGCGCACAACGACGCCGAATTCCTCGCGCACAGCGCGCTCTTGCTCGCACCGTTCGCGCTGCTGACGGCGCTGCTGCTGGCCCGACTCGGCGGCCGCGCGGCGCTGCTGTGGGCGGCCGGGCCGCCGCTGGTGCTCTACGCCTTCCACAATTGGGAGCTACCGGTGGTCGCCACGACGGTGGCGGCGGTGTACATCGTCACCGTGCCGACCCGATATTCGTTGCGCGCCAGAGGGATCGCGGCAGCGGTACTGCTCGGGATCGGCTTCTGCCTGAAGCTCTATCCGGGGATCTTCGTGCTGCCGCTGGCCGTGTACGTGCTCACCGGCGGGGTGGAACGCGCCGGTCGCGATGTGCGCGGCGCCCTGCTGACGGCCGCGTCGGCCGTGGCGACGGTGGTCGCGGTGAATCTGCCGTTCGCGGTGGCCGGATACGACGGCTGGCGCGCATCGATCACCTTCCAGCAGCTGCGCCAGGCCGATATCACCACCAATTCCATTTGGTACTGGGGGCTTCGGCGTTTGTTCGCCCCGGATGACGTTGCGAGCGAGGCATTTTTCCAGCACACGGTTTCGGTTGCCTCACCGGCGCTGGTGCTTTCGTCGTTCGCGCTGGCGATGTGGTTGGGCTGGAAGCGTTACGGTTCCACCGGCGTATTCCCATGGCTGGGCGTGAGCGGTGCTATGTTGTGCGGCTTCCTGCTGTTCCACAAGGTGCATTCGCCGCAGTACACGCTGTGGCTACTACCCTTCTTCGTGCTGCTAGACGTGCCGTGGACATTGATCGGCGGCTACCTGCTCGCCGACGCGGCGATCGGGATCGGTGTGTTCCGGTACTTCTATGTGATCGCCACCGGCGCGTCCGGGATGAACCAGATGGAGAACGTCGTGCTGTTCGGCGTCTGGGGACGTGCGGTGCTGCTGGCAATCTTCTTCTTCCTCTTTCTGCGGGCCACGCCGCGCGGCTATCGAGCACCGACGCCCCCGGTGCCGCGCTACGACCCAGGTGAACTCGTACCCGTCTAG
- the rpsF gene encoding 30S ribosomal protein S6: MRHYEVMVILDPSLDERTVGPSLDNMLSVVRTDGGKIDKVDIWGRRRLAYEIRKQAEGIYAVVDLTAEPATVSELDRQLGLNESVLRTKVLRHDK, encoded by the coding sequence GTGCGTCATTACGAAGTGATGGTCATCCTCGATCCGAGCCTGGACGAGCGCACTGTTGGTCCGTCGCTGGACAACATGCTCAGTGTCGTTCGCACCGATGGCGGCAAGATCGACAAGGTCGACATCTGGGGCCGTCGCCGGCTCGCATACGAGATCCGCAAGCAGGCCGAGGGCATCTACGCCGTGGTCGATCTGACCGCCGAGCCCGCCACCGTGAGCGAGCTCGACCGCCAGCTCGGACTCAACGAGTCGGTGCTGCGCACCAAGGTTCTGCGCCACGACAAGTGA
- a CDS encoding single-stranded DNA-binding protein, which translates to MAGDTVITVIGNLTADPELRFTPAGQAVANFTVASTPRVFDRNSNEWKDGEALFLRCNIWREAAENVAESLTRGSRVIVSGRLKQRSYETREGEKRTVVELEVDEVGPSLRYATAKVNKSNRGGGGGGGFGGGGGFSGGGNTGGGGGGRSGGAEDDPWGSAPAAGSFGGGRMDDEPPF; encoded by the coding sequence ATGGCAGGCGACACGGTCATCACCGTCATCGGAAATCTGACGGCAGACCCCGAGCTTCGATTCACGCCCGCGGGGCAAGCGGTGGCGAATTTCACCGTCGCGTCCACTCCCCGTGTGTTCGATCGCAATTCGAACGAATGGAAAGACGGCGAGGCTCTGTTCCTGCGCTGCAATATCTGGCGCGAAGCTGCGGAGAATGTCGCCGAGAGCCTGACTCGCGGCTCCCGAGTGATCGTGAGCGGACGACTCAAGCAGCGCTCCTACGAAACCCGCGAGGGTGAGAAGCGCACGGTCGTCGAGCTCGAGGTCGACGAGGTCGGCCCCTCGCTGCGCTATGCCACCGCGAAGGTCAACAAGTCCAACCGCGGTGGCGGTGGTGGCGGCGGCTTCGGTGGCGGCGGTGGTTTCTCCGGCGGTGGCAACACCGGTGGTGGTGGCGGTGGTCGTTCCGGCGGAGCCGAGGACGACCCATGGGGCAGCGCGCCCGCGGCAGGCTCCTTCGGGGGCGGCCGCATGGATGACGAACCGCCGTTCTGA
- the rpsR gene encoding 30S ribosomal protein S18 translates to MPKAPAREKVLKKKACAFCKEAKSGVVSIDYKDTTLLRKYVSDRGKIRARRVTGNCVQHQRDIAVAVKNSREVALLPYVSTAR, encoded by the coding sequence ATGCCTAAAGCGCCCGCGCGCGAAAAGGTGCTGAAGAAGAAGGCCTGCGCTTTCTGCAAGGAAGCCAAGTCCGGCGTCGTTTCGATCGATTACAAGGACACGACGCTGCTGCGCAAGTACGTCAGCGACCGCGGCAAGATCCGCGCCCGCCGCGTCACCGGCAATTGCGTGCAGCACCAGCGTGATATCGCCGTCGCCGTCAAGAATTCGCGTGAGGTCGCGCTGCTGCCTTACGTGTCGACGGCTCGCTGA
- the rplI gene encoding 50S ribosomal protein L9, which translates to MKLILTADVDNLGAPGDTVEVKDGYGRNYLLPRGLAIVASRGAQKQVEGIRRAQEARRVRDLDHANELKQAIEALTSVSLSVKTAGTGKLFGSVTQSDVAAAIKAAGGPVVDKRSIELPKAHIKTTGKHGVVVHLHPDVVAKFDLQVAAAS; encoded by the coding sequence ATGAAGTTGATTCTGACCGCTGATGTGGACAACCTCGGTGCCCCCGGTGACACCGTCGAGGTCAAGGACGGCTACGGCCGCAACTACCTGCTGCCGCGCGGCCTGGCCATCGTGGCCAGCCGGGGCGCTCAGAAGCAGGTCGAGGGCATCCGCCGGGCCCAGGAGGCCCGCCGGGTGCGCGACCTGGATCACGCCAACGAGCTGAAGCAGGCCATCGAGGCCCTGACGTCGGTGTCGCTCTCGGTGAAGACCGCGGGCACCGGCAAGCTGTTCGGCTCGGTGACCCAGTCGGATGTCGCCGCTGCCATCAAGGCGGCGGGCGGGCCCGTCGTCGACAAGCGCAGCATCGAGCTGCCGAAGGCGCACATCAAGACGACCGGTAAGCACGGCGTCGTGGTGCACCTGCACCCGGATGTGGTTGCCAAGTTCGACCTTCAGGTCGCGGCGGCCAGCTAA